The Haloferax sp. Atlit-12N genomic sequence GTCCTGAAGTGGGGTCCACTTTCCGCTCACGAACTTGTCTTTTAATCCAGCCTCGTCGATCCACCCGGAGATGTCGCGAAGTCCGTCTGTGCCGACCCAGGCTGGCGCACTCGGATCTTCCATCATCGCACACGCGGGCGCACCGGACCCAGACAGGAGGGACGATTTGAACTTGTCGTTCATATTCCCTTGTCCCATCTGGGAAACCGTCACGGCCGCGCCGGTCTCGTTTTCGTAGTCGGCTGCGGTGATCTTTAGGGATTTCGCAGCGACGTCCCAACCCC encodes the following:
- a CDS encoding ABC transporter substrate-binding protein, coding for MADTINAWGWDVAAKSLKITAADYENETGAAVTVSQMGQGNMNDKFKSSLLSGSGAPACAMMEDPSAPAWVGTDGLRDISGWIDEAGLKDKFVSGKWTPLQDDSGVYGLPWDIGPVGLFYRRDLLEQNGIDPTTIETVDQLIEEGKQLPEGTGMLNLPLND